A DNA window from Syngnathus typhle isolate RoL2023-S1 ecotype Sweden linkage group LG2, RoL_Styp_1.0, whole genome shotgun sequence contains the following coding sequences:
- the LOC133169002 gene encoding ras-related protein O-RAL-like — protein MASSKNKNQTSLALHKVIMVGSGGVGKSALTLQFMYDEFVEDYEPTKADSYRKKVVLDGEDVQIDILDTAGQEDYAAIRDNYFRSGEGFLLVFSITEYESFVSTAELREQILRVKEEESIPMLLVGNKSDLEERRKVTVEEVMEKVNEWRVQYVETSAKTRANVDKVFFDLMREVRMKKMAEGMDKNGPSGKKKKKRCCIL, from the exons ATGGCCTCGAGCAAAAACAAGAACCAGACGTCTCTGGCGCTCCACAAGGTGATCATGGTGGGCAGCGGCGGTGTTGGGAAATCCGCCCTCACGCTGCAGTTCATGTATGACGAG TTTGTGGAAGATTATGAGCCCACCAAGGCCGACAGCTACAGGAAGAAGGTGGTCCTAGACGGAGAGGATGTCCAGATTGACATTCTGGACACGGCGGGGCAGGAGGACTACGCCGCAATCAGGGACAACTACTTCCGCAGCGGAGAGGGATTCCTGCTGGTTTTTTCCATCACCGAATACGAGTCCTTTGTGTCCACAGCAGAGTTAAG GGAACAGATTCTGCGCGTGAAGGAAGAGGAAAGCATTCCCATGCTGCTGGTGGGGAATAAGTCGGACCTGGAGGAGCGGCGAAAAgtcactgttgaggaggtgatgGAAAAGGTCAACGAGTGGCGCGTTCAGTATGTGGAGACTTCAGCTAAGACAAGAGCCAACGTGGATAAG GTGTTCTTCGACTTGATGCGTGaggtgcgcatgaagaaaatggCCGAGGGCATGGACAAAAATGGGCCAagtggaaagaagaagaaaaagcgcTGCTGCATTCTTTAA
- the LOC133168998 gene encoding inhibin beta B chain-like: MTCWLLRLALLSTCVLCILSTASPSTTTSEGEARAPSRDSCASCGVAQPEESAETGRLDADLLEVVKRHILSRLQMRKRPNITHPVPKAAMVTALRKLHAGKLREDGRVEIPNLDGHPMSNDVLEESSEIISFAEKDDLVMSKSSLFFLISNEGNQNLDVIQATLWLYFKLLPPPVEVRSRRKVTVKVYYQEPGLSSKWNLVEKCVELKRSGWHTFTLTQAVRLVFEQGDRRQNLDVRCDGCEAAGAAPVLLNRNDESHRPFLVLQARQVDAKHRIRKRGLECDGSGGLCCRQQFYIDFRLIGWNDWIIAPSGYFGNYCEGKCPAYMAGVPGSASSFHTAVVNQYRMRGMSPGSMNSCCIPTRLSTMSMLYFDDEYNIVKRDVPNMIVEECGCA, translated from the exons ATGACTTGTTGGCTACTCCGATTGGCTCTGCTCTCGACTTGCGTCCTCTGCATCCTCAGCACTGCTTCGCCCAGTACCACCACGAGCGAGGGTGAGGCGCGCGCTCCGTCCCGGGATAGCTGCGCGTCTTGCGGCGTCGCTCAGCCGGAGGAGTCCGCGGAAACGGGCCGGCTGGACGCGGActtgttggaggtggtcaagagGCACATCTTGAGCAGACTGCAGATGAGGAAGCGGCCCAACATCACGCACCCGGTGCCGAAGGCCGCCATGGTGACGGCGCTACGGAAGCTCCACGCCGGGAAGCTGCGGGAGGACGGCAGGGTGGAGATCCCCAATTTGGACGGGCACCCGATGAGCAATGACGTTCTGGAAGAGAGCTCGGAGATCATCAGCTTTGCGGAAAAAG ATGATCTGGTGATGTCCAAGTCCAGTTTGTTCTTCCTGATCTCCAATGAGGGCAACCAGAACCTGGATGTGATACAGGCCACCCTCTGGCTCTACTTCAAGTTGCTTCCACCGCCCGTCGAGGTGCGCTCGCGGCGGAAAGTGACGGTGAAGGTGTACTACCAGGAACCGGGCCTGAGCAGCAAGTGGAACCTGGTGGAGAAGTGCGTGGAGCTGAAACGAAGCGGGTGGCACACCTTCACGCTGACCCAGGCCGTGCGCTTGGTGTTCGAGCAGGGCGACCGACGGCAGAACCTGGACGTGCGCTGCGACGGATGCGAGGCGGCGGGCGCGGCGCCCGTCCTCCTCAACCGCAACGACGAATCGCACCGGCCTTTTCTGGTGCTGCAGGCCCGGCAGGTGGACGCCAAGCATCGCATTCGGAAGCGAGGACTGGAATGCGACGGCAGCGGCGGTCTGTGCTGCCGCCAGCAGTTCTACATCGACTTCCGACTCATAGGCTGGAACGACTGGATCATCGCGCCGTCCGGTTACTTCGGGAACTACTGTGAAGGGAAGTGTCCCGCTTACATGGCGGGCGTCCCCGGCTCGGCGTCGTCTTTCCACACGGCGGTGGTGAACCAGTACCGCATGCGAGGGATGAGCCCGGGTTCCATGAACTCCTGCTGCATCCCGACCAGGCTGAGCACCATGTCCATGCTGTATTTTGACGACGAGTACAACATTGTCAAACGAGACGTTCCCAACATGATCGTGGAGGAGTGCGGCTGCGCTTGA